One Panicum virgatum strain AP13 chromosome 9K, P.virgatum_v5, whole genome shotgun sequence genomic region harbors:
- the LOC120649897 gene encoding ABC transporter F family member 4-like isoform X2 — translation MADPPPVLTLLVQKGPCKGETRRGRAGAALRVGRVAKGNHLAVRDAGASQSHLSVEFLAPPAARWAVTDLESSNGTLLNGVPLVPTVPAPLSDGDLIKIGESTVLSVSISADEGLRPPLAATRRSARNAAAAAVEEEQGPAVTRRAGRKKAAAAEAPEAEKEEAPVPTRRGGRKKATEPPDSEKEVKEEAPVPTRRGGRRKAAETPQVETEEEEEEAAVPRRGRPRKAAATAALPPQPQSTRSTRAAARRGDAVGSGNDEGKVEWTGRVTRASVRKATHAVPEEDEEGEVPVNRDQVGNPPRATGPKGGEEKDTVETRDGTSNTSEEVLAAGRGRTESNRGGRRKATRATTRKADDAMIEEDAEKEQEESDMTDVRECRGSPRRVMAPNDGGEEGKVPTGDSKLDRTSKASMEDEKMVDVEEDAPLAPKGQTGTAIQGRVNAQRATANNDAMEEREGKNSSRGEENEVDRELRERMLPGSKLDGVGEEEENDKREAIGGSGEEGLVEERTGISSLENMTLGEWFVRIERYLLAKNEEAAEKAIAEVREKHQCFCEHLKTLEKSSDPS, via the coding sequence ATGGCGGATCCGCCGCCTGTGCTCACGCTCCTCGTGCAGAAGGGCCCCTGCAAGGGGGAGACCCGGCGGGGCCGTGCCGGCGCGGCGCTCCGTGTCGGCCGCGTCGCCAAGGGCAACCACCTCGCCGTGCGCGACGCCGGCGCTTCGCAGAGCCACCTCTCCGTCGAGTTCCTCGCGCCGCCCGCGGCACGGTGGGCCGTCACCGACCTCGAGTCCTCCAACGGCACCCTCCTCAACGGGGTGCCCCTCGTGCCCACTGTCCCCGCCCCGCTCTCCGACGGGGACCTCATCAAGATCGGGGAGAGCACCGTGCTGTCCGTCTCCATCTCGGCCGATGAGGGCCTGCGACCACCCCTCGCGGCCACTAGGCGGTCCGCGCgcaacgcagcggcggcggcggtggaggaggaacaGGGTCCCGCGGTGACGCGCAGGGCCGGACGGAAGAAGGCTGCTGCGGCGGAGGCTCCCGAAGCAGAGAAGGAAGAAGCTCCAGTTCCGACACGCCGCGGCGGGCGTAAGAAGGCCACGGAGCCCCCTGATTCAGAGAAGGAAGTGAAGGAGGAAGCTCCAGTTCCGACGCGCCGAGGTGGGCGGAGGAAGGCAGCGGAGACCCCTCAAGTGGAGacggaagaggaagaggaggaagcggcAGTGCCGCGCCGTGGCCGGCCGAGGAAGGCTGCAGCGACGGCTGCCCTTCCGCCACAGCCGCAAAGTACGAGGTCAACGAGAGCTGCTGCTAGGAGAGGTGATGCAGTGGGGAGTGGAAACGATGAGGGGAAGGTGGAGTGGACCGGACGGGTTACAAGGGCAAGTGTAAGGAAGGCCACGCATGCTGTTCCTGAGGAGGACGAAGAGGGAGAGGTGCCTGTGAACAGGGATCAGGTAGGGAATCCTCCAAGGGCGACAGGTCCCAAGGGTGGTGAAGAGAAGGATACGGTAGAAACCAGAGATGGAACTTCAAATACATCAGAGGAGGTGCTGGCGGCTGGGAGAGGTCGCACAGAGAGTAACAGAGGAGGCAGAAGAAAGGCTACGAGGGCAACCACAAGGAAGGCTGATGATGCTATGATTGAGGAGGATGCTGAAAAGGAGCAAGAGGAAAGTGATATGACTGATGTAAGAGAATGCAGGGGCAGTCCACGGAGGGTGATGGCACCGAATGATGGTGGTGAGGAGGGTAAGGTGCCAACTGGGGACAGCAAGTTGGATAGAACCTCAAAGGCATCCATGGAGGATGAGAAGATGGTGGATGTGGAGGAGGATGCGCCATTGGCTCCGAAAGGGCAGACAGGGACGGCAATACAGGGGAGGGTCAATGCTCAGCGTGCTACTGCCAACAACGATGCCATGGAGGAAAGGGAGGGGAAGAATTCAAGCAGGGGAGAGGAAAATGAAGTTGATCGCGAGTTGAGGGAAAGAATGTTGCCGGGATCAAAGCTGGATGGTgttggagaagaggaagagaatGACAAGAGGGAAGCTATTGGTGGCAGTGGGGAGGAAGGGCTTGTGGAGGAGAGGACTGGGATAAGCAGCTTAGAGAATATGACATTGGGGGAGTGGTTTGTTCGGATCGAGAGATACCTTCTAGCAAAGAACGAGGAGGCTGCTGAAAAAGCGATAGCTGAAGTTCGAGAGAAACATCAGTGTTTCTGCGAGCATCTTAAAACGCTCGAGAAGAGTTCTGATCCTTCTTAA